From the genome of Nicotiana sylvestris chromosome 1, ASM39365v2, whole genome shotgun sequence:
cttttttatttgtaACAAATACTAGCGAGAAAATTACTTTTTTGTCCTAATTTATGTGGCGGATCTCGAATTTTGATCGTGAATGTgaatatatgatttttttagttttttgaaatatttcataGCACATGGCCTTATTTTCTGGTTATTATTAACGAGAACATAACCCTTGATAGGAAACTGTGGAGATCGAGTATTAAAGTTGGGAGATAGTTAAGTCTTTCCTTTGTAACTCCGTGAGGCTAGTCTGATAGGGTTTTTGTCGAAGTAAGTTAGTGGCAATGTTGCGTCTTACTActcttttatttttcataatgCCGGATCTATGATTTGTCTATtgcttttgctttgcatctacTTTCTCattttcatgatgttatttttctTATGATTTCTATTGGTGGTACTAATATTGTCTTTTTTCGTCTTCTTAAGTCGAGAGTCTTttgaaaacaacctctctactctcTCCGGGTAGGGATAAgatctgtgtacacactaccctccccaaaccccactagtgggattttactgggtcgttgttgtatTATTGCGTTTCATCTATTTTATGGTTCTTATGATGCTGTTATTATTTCTATGGTTTTTGTTGGtggtactgatatattgtctctttttgtcttgtttgttttcttgagccgagtATCTATCAGTAACAACCTATCTACTCCATCGGGGTAGatgtaaggtttgcgtacacactacatTCCCCAGAACCTCACATGTGAGGTTTTACTGGGTTATTATtgtttaattttttgaaataaaatttacatatCTTAAAACTACGTAAAAAGTATAAGCCACAATAATTAACaattcaaaatatataaaaaGCATATCAATAAATTacacttattttttttatttgactcATAAAATCGGAACTCCACCCCATAAATTGGGCAGGAGGGACTAGGGAGTAGTAAAATGATCAGAAATTGCACATACAACATCTATGACTATGAGTGATTCACAAAATCTTGAAATTTTGCTAAATCTAGATACACAATGGAAGTCAAATGTGACTTCTGAATTACGCTTACCAATTGGTTCCCGTTTTATTTTCTGTAGCTAATGCATTGCAATTTCCACAATTCACGCCTTCTTTTCTACTACGTAGTCTATAAATTTCCTTCTTTTTACTTACAATTACAACATTTAGGAAATAACTGTAGAATTTTTTAATAGGATAATAATAGGCTACGAATAATCTGTCTATGTGATAAATAAACATAGCTCGAAATTGATCATATCCCACTAAGATCATGCTTACCTACGATTCTCACCAAAGGGAAAAATGGTCACTTCCTATTTTCCTTTAACCTCAGTCTGTCAATTTTTATCGTTTTTTACCGAGAGGTGAGAAAGTCACCATCTTTGGTCTTGTCATTTAGCTGAGAAGGAGAGAGAGAAGATGAAGGGACTGCTTCTGCTTAGTGCTTAGCCAAAGAAACGTACCATACATAAACCACCAAATGGTCATTTCCTATAGGGTCCTTTGGGATACGAGCTGTTTTACTTGTAAATAGTGCTAATTATTACTAttatcaaaacaaaacaaaccagaagtTTTTGAGCTGTTCAGTTCTtcatctccttttttttttcttttagaagaGACAAAGTTTTTAAAATTTGACTTAGGGTTGTCTCTTATCAGTTCAAGATTTTACGCAAAATTAGTATTAATTCCAAATCAAAATCCCAAGTTTTGGTAAAGAAATTTTGCAAAGAAAAAGAATAGTACTGCACAAAATAGTACAAGTACACAGAATTGTAGCAAATTCACTATTGCACCATTAGCAATATTATGCATATATACACATACCACTACTCTTCTTCTTTCATTTCATTGGTAACAGTAATACTCCAGTCTTAGTTTTGCAGGCGCCGTCCTCCTTTTTTTTCTCTGTCCCCTCAGCCCCCTTACCTTTTATTCTCTTTCTACCAAAACACAATACTCTCCATACGATTTTCTTGAAAAGTTTTCTCATAGAAACCATATATATCGAAGCAAAAACTCAAAAAAGTTTACAGTGGAATATTCATCATATGAACATGGTGGGGTCTCTTTCTTTGATTTATTCTCTACTTCAATTGCACCAACTGATTATATATTCTtatgttttgtttctttttttgggTATCTTTATGTGGCAGTTGGAATCTACACAACTTCCTCAGTGGCTTATTGCACTTTTGACAGAGAAATTCTTCAACGCCTGCATAATTCATGAAGATGCTAAGAAGAATGAAAAGAATGTGTTCTGTTTGGACTGTTGTGAGTGTATTTGCCCTCACTGCTTGAGCCCTCACCGTTCTCACCGCCTTTTACAGGTCCATTTTTTCTtacaaaattatctcaaattttaTAAAAACATGTTGAATTATGTACATGCTTTTAAAAAATGATGTTTTTTTTGTACTGCAGATTAGGAGGTATGTTTATCATGATGTTATTAGGCTTTGTGATGCTGAGAAATTGTTGGACTGTGCTTTTGTTCAAGTGAGTATTTGACCTAAATTTGTCACCTTTtgaatttcttcttttttctttgattaTCTGAATAGTATTTCCCCTCTTTTCTTGTCTGCAGTCTTACACTTCAAACAGTGCAAAAGTGGTATTTTTAAACCATAGGCCAAAAACAAGGCCGTGTAGAGGCTCAAGTAACACCTGCATCATATGTGAAAGAGGACTTCAGGACCCATATCTCTTTTGTTCCATCTCCTGCAAGGtctgttttttaatttttaaattaccAAATTTGGAAACCCACAATTTTTTATGttaattattttgaattttctaaccGACCCATTTTTTTATGTATTAACATGGATATGGCTTGGTTTTGTTACAGGTTGAACACATACTGAAAACTGAGGGAAAACTTTCCAAGTATATCTACAAGTGTGATTACATGACACTGTCTGAACCGGGATTGGACGATGGTCAAATGACCCCAGACACCATTCTTGAACCGGTTGATTCAGGCTCGAGTTGCAGCGGTGGAGCTGTTGGTGAAATTGGCTGCCGGACTGTCGGATGTACGGCGACAACAGAGGTTGTAAGGAAGAAACGCAGCACCCTCCCGGCTTT
Proteins encoded in this window:
- the LOC104239998 gene encoding protein RGF1 INDUCIBLE TRANSCRIPTION FACTOR 1, coding for MNMLESTQLPQWLIALLTEKFFNACIIHEDAKKNEKNVFCLDCCECICPHCLSPHRSHRLLQIRRYVYHDVIRLCDAEKLLDCAFVQSYTSNSAKVVFLNHRPKTRPCRGSSNTCIICERGLQDPYLFCSISCKVEHILKTEGKLSKYIYKCDYMTLSEPGLDDGQMTPDTILEPVDSGSSCSGGAVGEIGCRTVGCTATTEVVRKKRSTLPAFRSAFQPVCGPGSEMSVSMMNRRKGTPQRSPLY